One Labilithrix sp. DNA window includes the following coding sequences:
- a CDS encoding tetratricopeptide repeat protein yields MIKVLRLTLAIFTVLALGACESGLPDARTPVDIARMREYGRASNDGEVIGRWLLDEMFAPGGTAAGAESARKKLAGDGIKDRGLYANVGAALWDETHGDPRAAAREYIAALGHARKSELIPAELVAWISTHHLVGLRGSIANLWKDNRAALDAIVASPGNVGWRALAELHEWSTAEALDRAEVTGEAYDNLVTTRMGCAKNVRIAGPFGRGTAPDRRRSFPAEKSPWPPSWPEEPLRGNVPHVLATERHRCLVASSERNDDGVYYLETFFDTKTPRDLLVAVQGAIAVWVDDVRIVNRDLREWGVWQRFGGAVRVARGRHRVLARVMADAGSIRLLNLDGTRAAIGSDSDSSKPYGVSPPTVLDDPNPISDVVAEVAAGRDPGLTPLQRMLAAHASWIDGLSDVASALIQPLVEPKDAAPIALLFAAQYAQRDPAYPDQQRRINEKELYSRASNADPRLWYARAWLLLDDAEARGLVEAVEPLRKLAAELPAVPQVTEQLARVYARLGWRAELSSTALALSQRFPDDRDALGIYLGALEGDGSLTEADAVAARIKKLDPDAEVDLDRALARHDWPAAIAELRRLEKRRPDKKEITGRIADVLMRSGDPSAAAVELEKALQKNPADSGARLRLADAKYAAGDTTALRAALAAALQAGSKGQEIREAMEIVEGATLLDPYRTDGRKVIKEFEAWEKSGKRMEGTAARILDYAAVWVHSDGSSEMLEHEIVRMQSQEAVDKEAEQKPPDGLVLRLRVIKPDGSILEPETVAGKPTLTMPHLEVGDYFEMEHITMMPSEGGKGRRYRGPHWFFREADKGYWRSEFIVVSPKDRHVETEVVGQVPAPTVTERGPFVERRWRVDESPPAVEEPEAPNPREFLPSVRIGWGVNLDDTLLRYVDAASEETPLDPRLIAVANAIVKGIPATRPDDQARAIYKYVAEAIQDAQENDGRRVVTGRAGSRQSAFFYLMRLLSLRAELALVKSRIAMPPIGKMSEVESFDNVVVRIETTQKNAPAERWLTIRDKFAPFGYVPADLRGQPAIRLVPGTPRATTPALGDADGVILDGRATLKEDGSASVEITQSYVGRMGIALRALFDRVAESKRSEFVETRLLANNLPGARLKDMRIENKDALDMPLVLKLRADVPQLARPAGPGRLILKELFAVDIAQIASLPQRQTPLLLATSSHVEVNFQIVTPTNMRLPSSLPTGELSDGDRTVTVKDSVEGNSIRLVRVVDIPAGRVQPGAEYQKFIQFTQSADQLLAREIALGL; encoded by the coding sequence GTGATCAAGGTGCTGCGGCTCACGCTCGCGATCTTCACCGTCCTCGCGCTCGGGGCGTGCGAGAGCGGCCTCCCCGACGCGCGGACGCCGGTCGACATCGCGCGCATGCGTGAATATGGGCGCGCCTCGAACGACGGCGAGGTGATCGGACGCTGGCTCCTCGACGAGATGTTCGCGCCGGGCGGCACCGCGGCGGGGGCGGAGTCGGCGCGGAAGAAGCTCGCCGGCGACGGGATCAAGGACCGCGGCCTCTACGCGAACGTCGGCGCCGCGCTCTGGGACGAGACGCACGGCGATCCGCGCGCCGCCGCGCGCGAGTACATCGCGGCGCTGGGGCACGCGCGGAAGAGCGAGCTGATCCCGGCAGAGCTCGTGGCGTGGATCTCGACCCATCACCTCGTCGGCCTCCGCGGCAGCATCGCGAACCTGTGGAAGGACAACCGAGCCGCGCTCGACGCGATCGTCGCGTCGCCCGGCAACGTCGGCTGGCGCGCGCTCGCGGAGCTCCACGAGTGGTCGACCGCGGAGGCGCTCGACCGCGCCGAGGTCACCGGCGAGGCGTACGACAACCTCGTCACGACGCGGATGGGCTGCGCGAAGAACGTGCGCATCGCGGGCCCGTTCGGGCGCGGGACGGCGCCGGATCGCCGCCGCTCGTTCCCGGCCGAGAAGTCGCCGTGGCCGCCCTCGTGGCCGGAGGAGCCGCTGCGCGGGAACGTCCCGCACGTCCTCGCGACGGAGCGTCATCGCTGCCTCGTCGCGAGCAGCGAGCGGAACGACGACGGCGTCTATTACCTCGAGACGTTCTTCGACACGAAGACCCCGCGTGACCTGCTCGTCGCGGTGCAGGGCGCGATCGCGGTCTGGGTCGACGACGTTCGGATCGTGAACCGCGATCTCCGCGAGTGGGGCGTCTGGCAGCGCTTCGGCGGCGCGGTCCGCGTCGCGCGCGGGCGCCACCGCGTCCTCGCGCGCGTGATGGCGGACGCCGGCTCGATCCGCCTCCTCAACCTCGACGGCACAAGGGCGGCGATCGGGAGCGACAGCGACTCGTCCAAGCCGTACGGCGTCTCGCCGCCCACCGTCCTCGACGATCCGAACCCGATCTCGGACGTGGTCGCCGAGGTCGCGGCGGGGCGCGACCCCGGGCTCACGCCGCTCCAGCGCATGCTCGCCGCGCACGCGTCGTGGATCGACGGGCTCAGCGACGTCGCGTCCGCGCTCATCCAGCCGCTCGTGGAGCCGAAGGACGCGGCGCCGATCGCGCTCCTCTTCGCCGCGCAGTACGCGCAGCGCGATCCCGCGTACCCGGACCAGCAGCGGCGCATCAACGAGAAGGAGCTCTACTCCCGCGCGTCGAACGCGGACCCGCGCCTCTGGTACGCGCGCGCGTGGCTCCTCCTCGACGACGCGGAGGCCCGCGGCCTCGTCGAGGCGGTCGAGCCGCTGCGCAAGCTCGCGGCGGAGCTGCCGGCGGTGCCGCAGGTCACGGAGCAGCTCGCGCGCGTCTACGCGCGGCTCGGCTGGCGCGCGGAGCTCTCCAGCACCGCGCTCGCGCTGAGCCAGCGCTTCCCCGACGATCGCGACGCGCTCGGCATCTACCTCGGCGCGCTCGAAGGCGACGGCTCGCTCACGGAGGCCGACGCGGTCGCCGCGCGGATCAAGAAGCTCGATCCCGACGCCGAGGTCGACCTCGATCGCGCGCTCGCGCGGCACGACTGGCCGGCGGCGATCGCGGAGCTGCGCCGCCTCGAGAAGCGCCGCCCCGACAAGAAGGAGATCACGGGGCGCATCGCCGACGTGCTCATGCGCTCGGGCGATCCGAGCGCGGCCGCGGTAGAGCTCGAGAAGGCGCTCCAAAAGAACCCCGCCGACTCGGGCGCGCGCCTCCGCCTCGCCGACGCGAAGTACGCCGCCGGCGACACGACCGCGCTCCGCGCCGCGCTCGCGGCCGCGCTCCAGGCGGGCTCGAAGGGGCAGGAGATCCGCGAGGCGATGGAGATCGTCGAAGGCGCGACGCTGCTCGATCCGTACCGCACCGACGGGCGCAAGGTGATCAAGGAGTTCGAGGCCTGGGAGAAGAGCGGCAAGCGGATGGAAGGCACCGCCGCGCGCATCCTCGACTACGCCGCGGTCTGGGTGCACTCCGACGGCTCGAGCGAGATGCTCGAGCACGAGATCGTCCGCATGCAGTCGCAAGAGGCGGTCGACAAGGAGGCGGAGCAGAAGCCGCCGGACGGCCTCGTCCTGCGCCTCCGCGTCATCAAACCGGACGGCTCGATCCTCGAGCCCGAGACCGTCGCCGGCAAGCCCACCCTCACGATGCCTCACCTCGAGGTCGGCGACTACTTCGAGATGGAGCACATCACGATGATGCCGAGCGAGGGCGGCAAGGGACGGCGCTACCGCGGGCCGCACTGGTTCTTCCGCGAGGCCGACAAGGGCTACTGGCGGAGCGAGTTCATCGTCGTGTCGCCGAAGGACCGCCACGTCGAGACCGAGGTGGTGGGGCAGGTCCCCGCGCCGACCGTCACCGAGCGCGGCCCCTTCGTCGAGCGGCGCTGGCGCGTCGACGAGAGCCCGCCCGCGGTGGAGGAGCCCGAGGCGCCGAACCCGCGCGAGTTCCTCCCGAGCGTACGCATCGGCTGGGGCGTGAACCTCGACGACACGCTCCTCCGCTACGTCGACGCGGCGAGCGAGGAGACGCCGCTCGACCCGCGCCTCATCGCGGTCGCGAACGCGATCGTGAAGGGGATCCCCGCGACGAGGCCGGACGATCAGGCCCGTGCAATCTACAAGTACGTCGCGGAGGCGATCCAGGACGCGCAGGAGAACGACGGACGCCGCGTCGTGACGGGGCGCGCGGGGAGCCGTCAGTCCGCGTTCTTCTACCTGATGCGCCTCTTGAGCCTCCGCGCCGAGCTCGCGCTCGTGAAGAGCCGCATCGCGATGCCGCCGATCGGCAAGATGAGCGAGGTCGAGAGCTTCGACAACGTCGTCGTCCGGATCGAGACGACGCAAAAGAACGCGCCCGCCGAGCGCTGGCTCACGATCCGCGACAAGTTCGCGCCGTTCGGCTACGTGCCGGCGGACCTCCGCGGCCAGCCCGCGATCCGCCTCGTGCCGGGCACGCCGCGCGCGACGACGCCGGCGCTGGGCGACGCCGACGGCGTCATCCTCGACGGTCGGGCGACCTTGAAGGAGGACGGCTCCGCGTCGGTGGAGATCACGCAGTCGTACGTCGGCCGGATGGGCATCGCGCTCCGCGCGCTCTTCGATCGCGTCGCGGAGTCGAAGCGCTCCGAGTTCGTGGAGACGCGCCTCCTCGCGAACAACCTCCCGGGCGCGCGCCTCAAGGACATGCGGATCGAGAACAAGGACGCGCTCGACATGCCGCTCGTCCTCAAGCTCCGCGCCGACGTCCCCCAGCTCGCGCGCCCCGCGGGCCCGGGCCGTCTCATCCTGAAGGAGCTCTTCGCGGTCGACATCGCGCAGATCGCGTCGCTGCCGCAGCGGCAGACGCCGCTCCTCCTCGCGACGAGCTCGCACGTCGAGGTGAACTTCCAGATCGTGACGCCGACGAACATGCGCCTCCCGTCGTCGCTCCCCACCGGTGAGCTCTCGGACGGCGACCGCACGGTGACGGTGAAGGACTCGGTAGAGGGCAACTCCATCCGCCTCGTCCGCGTCGTCGACATCCCCGCCGGCCGCGTCCAGCCCGGCGCGGAGTACCAGAAGTTCATCCAGTTCACCCAGAGCGCCGACCAGCTGCTGGCACGCGAGATCGCGCTGGGGCTCTGA